In Saccharothrix syringae, the following are encoded in one genomic region:
- a CDS encoding DUF3558 domain-containing protein, translated as MRRAVPLLAALVLLAGCSETTGGSATGSAGPATASTTSASGSATKSPVDRPKTIDVEGVDPCSLLTDAQRAQFGLDRPPAPGTSTVYRSPTCDFNREDRRNSVRVTTVTTTGVEWYTDGSFDVEAQQLQVGGFPAVLGRASDDQETCFLGVDVSDGQMADVQITSLEGVPQDELCRIATQVAGAVVDTLVNK; from the coding sequence ATGCGTCGTGCCGTGCCGCTCCTCGCCGCCCTGGTCCTGCTCGCGGGCTGCTCCGAGACCACGGGAGGGTCCGCCACCGGCTCCGCGGGCCCCGCCACCGCCTCCACCACCAGCGCCTCCGGCTCCGCCACGAAGTCGCCCGTCGACCGGCCGAAGACGATCGACGTCGAGGGCGTCGACCCGTGCTCGCTGCTGACCGACGCGCAGCGCGCCCAGTTCGGCCTCGACCGGCCGCCCGCCCCGGGCACGTCCACCGTCTACCGGTCCCCGACGTGCGACTTCAACCGCGAGGACCGGCGCAACAGCGTCCGCGTGACGACCGTGACCACCACCGGCGTCGAGTGGTACACCGACGGCAGCTTCGACGTGGAGGCGCAGCAGCTCCAGGTCGGCGGCTTCCCGGCGGTGCTCGGCCGGGCCTCCGACGACCAGGAGACCTGCTTCCTCGGCGTGGACGTCTCCGACGGGCAGATGGCCGACGTGCAGATCACCAGCCTCGAAGGCGTGCCGCAGGACGAGCTGTGCCGGATCGCCACCCAGGTCGCCGGCGCCGTGGTCGACACCCTCGTGAACAAGTAG
- a CDS encoding glycoside hydrolase family 15 protein: MTPLVAVLLASALTVPGPPATYMPADKQGFGTAHQRSSPVWFTLGRTGLNEVFYPDLSTPATRDLRLVVDGRTADHAHTEPVGRLRYRQVFRGPGWRAEITYTTDPSRATVLADLRLDADRPADVRVVFDPNLSRDGDDDTAVDQPDALVARDSRSASALVATGGIEPVGATTGNVVQTGALRLDRGRTTLAMGFGATPGEALTTARTSLAEGFQRHAHRYDRGWDDYLRGLERPRSADRALYETSLMVLAATEDKRNPGAFVASPGFPWAFGFDRGIAPEFGSYALVWPRDQYHVASAMIAAGDTAAAHRALDFMLRVQQQPDGHLPQNTRVTGEPYWTNVQQDEQAAPMLLAWLLGRTDRATLDGLARAAEFMVSQPDAPFTQQERWENQSGYSPGTIAAEIAGLVCLADLLQRAGDPRAARYLGIADGWERRVEEWTVTRTGPFSDRPYYLRLTKDGRPDAGTAYNPGDNYPTAIDQRAAVDPSFLELVRLGVRRHDDPVVRNTVRVVDDQLKRGPFWHRYNGDGYGERADGGPWNIGHGRTYGRLWPIFAGERGEYELLAGDPAAARRRLADVASTANAGRMLPEQVWQGRGTTSATPLAWTHAQYVRLAWSIDAGAPVERPAVVACRYAQRC; encoded by the coding sequence ATGACCCCGTTAGTCGCGGTGCTGCTGGCGAGCGCGTTGACCGTCCCCGGCCCACCGGCCACCTACATGCCCGCGGACAAGCAGGGCTTCGGCACGGCCCACCAGCGCAGCAGCCCGGTCTGGTTCACCCTCGGCCGCACCGGCCTGAACGAGGTCTTCTACCCGGACCTGAGCACCCCGGCGACCCGGGACCTGCGGCTGGTGGTCGACGGCCGGACCGCCGACCACGCCCACACCGAACCGGTCGGCAGGCTGCGCTACCGGCAGGTGTTCCGCGGCCCCGGCTGGCGGGCCGAGATCACCTACACCACCGACCCGTCCCGCGCGACCGTGCTGGCCGACCTGCGCCTGGACGCCGACCGGCCGGCGGACGTGCGCGTGGTGTTCGACCCGAACCTGTCCCGCGACGGCGACGACGACACCGCCGTCGACCAGCCCGACGCGCTCGTCGCCCGCGACTCGCGCTCGGCGAGCGCCCTGGTCGCCACGGGCGGCATCGAGCCCGTCGGGGCCACCACCGGCAACGTGGTCCAGACCGGCGCGCTGCGCCTGGACCGCGGCCGCACCACCCTGGCCATGGGGTTCGGCGCGACGCCCGGGGAGGCCCTGACCACGGCGCGCACCTCGCTGGCCGAGGGCTTCCAGCGGCACGCCCACCGCTACGACCGCGGCTGGGACGACTACCTCAGGGGGCTCGAACGGCCCCGCAGCGCCGACCGCGCCCTCTACGAGACGTCCCTGATGGTCCTGGCCGCCACCGAGGACAAGCGCAACCCCGGCGCGTTCGTCGCCTCGCCGGGCTTCCCGTGGGCGTTCGGCTTCGACCGCGGGATCGCGCCCGAGTTCGGCTCCTACGCCCTGGTCTGGCCGCGCGACCAGTACCACGTGGCGAGCGCCATGATCGCGGCCGGCGACACCGCTGCCGCGCACCGCGCGCTCGACTTCATGCTCCGTGTCCAGCAGCAGCCCGACGGGCACCTGCCGCAGAACACGCGCGTGACCGGCGAGCCGTACTGGACCAACGTCCAGCAGGACGAGCAGGCCGCGCCGATGCTGCTGGCGTGGCTGCTCGGCCGCACCGACCGGGCCACCCTGGACGGGCTGGCGCGCGCCGCCGAGTTCATGGTGTCCCAGCCGGACGCGCCGTTCACGCAGCAGGAGCGGTGGGAGAACCAGAGCGGGTACTCGCCGGGCACCATCGCCGCCGAGATCGCCGGCCTGGTGTGCCTGGCCGACCTGCTCCAGCGCGCCGGCGACCCGCGCGCCGCCCGCTACCTGGGCATCGCCGACGGCTGGGAGCGCCGGGTCGAGGAGTGGACGGTCACCCGCACCGGCCCGTTCTCCGACCGGCCCTACTACCTGCGGCTGACCAAGGACGGCAGGCCGGACGCCGGCACCGCGTACAACCCCGGCGACAATTACCCGACCGCGATCGACCAGCGCGCCGCCGTGGACCCGAGCTTCCTCGAACTGGTGCGCCTGGGCGTCAGGCGCCACGACGACCCGGTCGTGCGCAACACCGTGCGGGTGGTCGACGACCAGCTCAAGCGCGGCCCGTTCTGGCACCGCTACAACGGCGACGGCTACGGCGAGCGCGCCGACGGCGGCCCGTGGAACATCGGCCACGGCCGCACCTACGGCAGGCTGTGGCCGATCTTCGCCGGCGAGCGCGGCGAGTACGAGCTGCTGGCGGGCGACCCGGCCGCCGCGCGCCGCCGCCTGGCCGACGTCGCCTCCACCGCCAACGCCGGGCGGATGCTGCCCGAGCAGGTCTGGCAGGGCCGCGGCACCACCTCGGCGACCCCGCTGGCCTGGACGCACGCCCAGTACGTGCGGCTGGCGTGGTCGATCGACGCGGGCGCGCCGGTGGAGCGGCCCGCCGTGGTCGCCTGCCGCTACGCGCAGCGCTGCTGA
- a CDS encoding glucose 1-dehydrogenase, whose amino-acid sequence MRAAEVVPGRPDASRVVDREVAERPGELLVEGLLAGVCGTDVEIVRDGFGTVPPGRDAIVPFHESLGRVLSSPTPDFAPGDLVAGVVRRPDPEPCPACAVGAWDFCRNGRYTERGIKELDGYGLQRWTVPPRYAIRLDPALGDAGVLTEPASVVAKAWTRAAAEAGRSHVPVRTALVTGAGPIGLLAALLGVQRGLSVHVVDRVADGPKPDLVTALGARYHTDLDRVPGDVDVAIECTGHPPLVWDCVRRASVTVLAGLSGEHDPVPLDPSVFDGIVMGNRVVVGTVNAGLPDYLEAAEALSRASRPWLDGLITRRVPLDRFAEALDREPDDVKVVVDLT is encoded by the coding sequence GTGAGGGCAGCCGAGGTCGTGCCGGGACGGCCCGACGCGAGCCGGGTGGTCGACCGCGAGGTCGCGGAGCGGCCGGGTGAGCTGCTGGTCGAGGGGCTGCTGGCGGGCGTGTGCGGCACGGACGTGGAGATCGTCCGCGACGGGTTCGGCACGGTGCCGCCGGGCCGCGACGCCATCGTGCCGTTCCACGAGTCCCTGGGGCGGGTGCTGAGCAGCCCGACGCCGGACTTCGCGCCGGGCGACCTGGTCGCGGGCGTGGTGCGCCGGCCGGACCCCGAGCCGTGCCCGGCGTGCGCGGTCGGCGCGTGGGACTTCTGCCGCAACGGCCGGTACACCGAGCGCGGCATCAAGGAGCTCGACGGGTACGGCCTGCAGCGCTGGACCGTGCCGCCCCGCTACGCCATCAGGCTGGACCCGGCGCTGGGCGACGCGGGCGTGCTCACCGAGCCGGCGTCCGTGGTGGCCAAGGCGTGGACCCGGGCGGCGGCCGAGGCCGGGCGCTCGCACGTGCCGGTGCGCACCGCCCTGGTCACCGGCGCCGGGCCGATCGGCCTGCTCGCGGCGCTGCTGGGCGTGCAGCGCGGCCTGTCCGTGCACGTGGTGGACCGGGTCGCCGACGGGCCCAAGCCGGACCTGGTGACGGCCCTGGGCGCGCGGTACCACACCGACCTCGACCGGGTGCCCGGCGACGTCGACGTGGCGATCGAGTGCACCGGCCACCCGCCGCTGGTCTGGGACTGCGTCCGCCGGGCGTCGGTGACCGTGCTCGCGGGCCTGTCGGGCGAGCACGACCCGGTGCCGCTGGACCCGTCGGTGTTCGACGGGATCGTCATGGGCAACAGGGTCGTCGTCGGCACGGTCAACGCGGGCCTGCCCGACTACCTGGAGGCGGCCGAGGCGCTGTCGCGGGCGAGCCGGCCGTGGCTGGACGGGCTGATCACGCGGCGCGTGCCGCTGGACCGGTTCGCCGAGGCGCTGGACCGGGAGCCCGACGACGTCAAGGTCGTCGTCGACCTGACCTGA
- a CDS encoding putative bifunctional diguanylate cyclase/phosphodiesterase, whose amino-acid sequence MTEQVDHRVAAPGRSNLDPAVQAGAESFARTWATAVIGSSYVPMTRAEVAEHLQALTEVLVHALHAGPFRTAPGYEIGARLVEAHFTGTDTLGRTVQLLGDDLLTELGIPADELMRSRLAALQGALAAGYARALRERTLAEQEAIRAAVLDARDQAEAALRASEARFRAMFTEAAIGIGIADIEGRILDVNQALQDMLGFSVDEMRQYNIRDLMHPEDGGGVWRLYDQLVAGECDHYRAEKRFRRADGEQVWTHLTLSLVRDDHGEPQYQVAMIEDVTDRHLLQNRLRYQALHDPLTGLPNRALFLERLGRVFNNRNSRRAGLCYLDLDGFKVINDSLGHDIGDQLLVEVGRRLDLSVSGEGKLVARMGGDEFVILVEGSRDTRDIVAVADRVLRELESPIRIGGHELTVSASIGIVERALSGTTAADLMRDADITLYWAKADGKSRWALYDPERNAKEVARFTLSATMPAALERDEFYVDYQPLVRLEDSTVVGVEALVRWQHPEFGRLAPDRFIELAEETGLIVPLGRWVLRKACEQGRRWFGEFGDNAPFVSVNLAVRQSRDPELVRDVKRILDESGLPPHHLQLELTESAIMGTADEPLEALRALSEMGVRIAIDDFGTGYSNLAYLKHLPVHELKIAGSFMEGLRAADEEDAVDAQIVSTLVQLAHALRLGVTAEGVETPAQAKRLHRIGCDTGQGWFFAKPMRPEEIDELLRRP is encoded by the coding sequence ATGACGGAACAGGTTGACCATCGGGTGGCAGCACCGGGCCGATCGAACCTCGACCCCGCCGTACAGGCCGGGGCGGAGTCCTTCGCGCGGACCTGGGCCACCGCGGTCATCGGCAGCAGCTACGTCCCCATGACGCGGGCCGAGGTGGCCGAGCACCTGCAGGCGCTCACCGAGGTGCTGGTGCACGCGCTGCACGCCGGCCCGTTCCGCACCGCGCCGGGCTACGAGATCGGCGCGCGCCTGGTGGAGGCGCACTTCACCGGCACCGACACGCTCGGCCGGACCGTGCAGCTGCTCGGCGACGACCTGCTCACCGAGCTGGGCATCCCGGCCGACGAGCTGATGCGCTCGCGCCTGGCGGCGCTGCAGGGCGCGCTGGCCGCCGGCTACGCCCGCGCGCTGCGGGAGCGGACGCTGGCCGAGCAGGAGGCGATCCGCGCGGCCGTGCTGGACGCCCGCGACCAGGCCGAGGCCGCGCTGCGCGCGTCCGAGGCGCGGTTCCGCGCGATGTTCACCGAGGCCGCGATCGGCATCGGTATCGCCGACATCGAGGGCCGCATCCTGGACGTGAACCAGGCGTTGCAGGACATGCTGGGGTTCAGCGTCGACGAGATGCGGCAGTACAACATCCGCGACCTGATGCACCCGGAGGACGGCGGCGGCGTCTGGCGGCTCTACGACCAGCTCGTCGCGGGCGAGTGCGACCACTACCGGGCGGAGAAGCGGTTCCGCCGGGCCGACGGCGAGCAGGTGTGGACGCACCTGACCCTGTCGCTGGTGCGCGACGACCACGGCGAGCCGCAGTACCAGGTGGCGATGATCGAGGACGTCACCGACCGGCACCTGCTGCAGAACCGGCTGCGCTACCAGGCGCTGCACGACCCGCTGACCGGCCTGCCCAACCGGGCGCTGTTCCTGGAGCGGCTGGGCCGGGTGTTCAACAACCGCAACAGCCGCCGCGCCGGCCTGTGCTACCTGGACCTGGACGGGTTCAAGGTGATCAACGACAGCCTCGGCCACGACATCGGCGACCAGCTGCTGGTCGAGGTCGGGCGCCGGCTGGACCTGTCGGTGTCCGGCGAGGGCAAGCTGGTGGCCCGCATGGGCGGCGACGAGTTCGTGATCCTGGTCGAGGGCTCGCGCGACACCCGGGACATCGTCGCGGTGGCCGACCGGGTGCTGCGGGAGCTGGAGTCCCCGATCCGCATCGGCGGGCACGAGCTGACCGTGTCGGCGTCGATCGGCATCGTCGAGCGCGCCCTGTCCGGCACCACCGCGGCCGACCTGATGCGGGACGCGGACATCACGCTGTACTGGGCCAAGGCGGACGGCAAGTCGCGCTGGGCGCTCTACGACCCGGAGCGCAACGCCAAGGAGGTCGCCCGGTTCACCCTGTCCGCGACCATGCCCGCGGCGCTGGAGCGCGACGAGTTCTACGTGGACTACCAGCCGCTGGTGCGGCTGGAGGACAGCACCGTGGTGGGCGTGGAGGCCCTGGTCCGCTGGCAGCACCCGGAGTTCGGGCGGCTGGCGCCGGACCGGTTCATCGAGCTGGCCGAGGAGACGGGCCTGATCGTCCCGCTGGGCCGCTGGGTGCTGCGCAAGGCGTGCGAGCAGGGCCGGCGCTGGTTCGGCGAGTTCGGCGACAACGCGCCGTTCGTGTCGGTGAACCTGGCGGTGCGGCAGTCGCGGGACCCGGAGCTGGTGCGGGACGTGAAGCGGATCCTGGACGAGAGCGGGCTGCCGCCGCACCACCTGCAGCTGGAGCTGACCGAGAGCGCCATCATGGGCACCGCCGACGAGCCGCTGGAGGCGTTGCGGGCGCTGTCGGAGATGGGCGTGCGGATCGCGATCGACGACTTCGGCACGGGCTACTCGAACCTGGCCTACCTCAAGCACCTGCCCGTGCACGAGCTGAAGATCGCGGGTTCGTTCATGGAGGGGCTGCGGGCCGCCGACGAGGAGGACGCGGTGGACGCGCAGATCGTCTCCACCCTGGTCCAGCTCGCGCACGCGCTGCGGCTCGGCGTGACCGCGGAGGGCGTGGAGACGCCGGCGCAGGCCAAGCGCCTGCACCGCATCGGCTGCGACACCGGCCAGGGCTGGTTCTTCGCCAAGCCCATGCGGCCGGAGGAGATCGACGAGCTGCTGCGCCGGCCCTGA
- a CDS encoding pentapeptide repeat-containing protein: MGYLWIAGAVVVVVAALLLLWQHRRRKSLLGPTLIGSIGAFLLVAGWLFAVDPGAPEHEAIKTGGLAGGSVVALYALWLNDRRRQVDDARHVLEGARQDLETARAEHDRSRVADERFARSVELLGHDAEQVRVGAMHALAGLARSRAEYTQTVLDVLCAYLRRPFRVDDGTTAGARGPDEREFEVRLTAQRLIADLLPRDDAPGAPRYDLDLTRAYLEYFDISHRQVNDLLLRAARLHQSNSFHHTTVHGGAWFTDARSPGRLYLHDMTFHDKGWFSRFTARGRTDLSRTRFLGPNKFAEATFTGFTTFEGTEFARPVDFRHVRFTGGVDLRLAGPPDALLTGAQVSVGHGNLLPDGWVVDPRGLVRN, translated from the coding sequence GTGGGTTACCTGTGGATCGCGGGCGCGGTCGTCGTGGTGGTGGCCGCCTTGCTGCTGCTGTGGCAGCACCGGCGGCGCAAGAGCCTGCTCGGGCCGACGCTGATCGGGTCGATCGGGGCGTTCCTGCTGGTCGCCGGCTGGTTGTTCGCGGTGGACCCCGGTGCGCCCGAGCACGAGGCGATCAAGACCGGCGGCCTGGCCGGCGGGTCGGTCGTGGCCCTCTACGCGCTGTGGCTCAACGACCGCCGCCGGCAGGTCGACGACGCGCGGCACGTGCTGGAGGGCGCGCGGCAGGACCTGGAGACCGCGCGGGCCGAACACGACCGGTCGCGGGTCGCCGACGAGAGGTTCGCCCGATCGGTCGAACTGCTCGGGCACGACGCCGAGCAGGTGCGGGTGGGCGCGATGCACGCCCTGGCCGGCCTGGCGCGGTCCCGGGCCGAGTACACCCAGACCGTGCTCGACGTGCTGTGCGCCTACCTGCGGCGGCCGTTCCGGGTGGACGACGGCACCACGGCGGGGGCACGGGGGCCCGACGAGCGCGAGTTCGAGGTCCGGCTCACCGCCCAGCGGCTGATCGCCGACCTGCTGCCCCGCGACGACGCGCCCGGCGCGCCGCGCTACGACCTCGACCTGACCAGGGCCTACCTGGAGTACTTCGACATCTCCCACCGCCAGGTCAACGACCTCCTGCTGCGCGCCGCGCGCCTGCACCAGTCGAACTCGTTCCACCACACGACCGTGCACGGCGGCGCGTGGTTCACCGACGCGCGCAGCCCCGGGCGCCTCTACCTGCACGACATGACCTTCCACGACAAGGGCTGGTTCAGCCGGTTCACCGCCCGCGGCCGCACCGACCTGTCCCGCACCCGGTTCCTCGGGCCGAACAAGTTCGCCGAGGCCACCTTCACCGGGTTCACCACCTTCGAGGGAACCGAGTTCGCCCGACCGGTCGACTTCCGGCACGTCAGGTTCACCGGGGGTGTCGACCTGCGCCTGGCCGGGCCGCCCGACGCCCTGCTGACCGGCGCGCAGGTGTCGGTCGGGCACGGGAACCTGCTGCCCGACGGCTGGGTCGTCGACCCGAGGGGCCTGGTGCGCAACTGA
- a CDS encoding pentapeptide repeat-containing protein, whose amino-acid sequence MGRGRWLLAASLVVAVLVTVATTAVLLLVDPRQPKAEAVRTGGLAGGAVVALYALWLNDRRRRVEEARHELESEKTADERFAKAVELLGNEAEQVRVGAMYVLANLAGTHRRYKQTVLNVLCAYLRRPFEHAALDAKPEDPDQAYFGVVVEEGVDSPEEATRKVTPEVTPEQDREMTVRMTAQRLITDLLPWGEDPDETRYQVDLTAAKLVHFRLEGRRFGRFVARRARFYGITNFRGVELAQPALFSGGTFHGRADFREGRFLGGISFQDVAFARELDLSDATAGTFLHFTAEPPDRLVGELEVLGGTAFRNDPTGWPLTGEGKPGDHARRG is encoded by the coding sequence ATGGGGCGCGGGCGGTGGCTGCTGGCGGCGAGCCTGGTCGTCGCGGTGCTGGTGACGGTGGCGACCACGGCGGTGCTGCTGCTGGTCGACCCCAGGCAGCCCAAGGCGGAGGCGGTCAGGACCGGCGGGCTGGCCGGTGGCGCGGTCGTCGCGCTGTACGCGTTGTGGCTCAACGACCGGCGGCGGCGGGTGGAGGAGGCGCGGCACGAGCTGGAGAGCGAGAAGACCGCCGACGAGCGGTTCGCCAAGGCCGTGGAGCTGCTGGGCAACGAGGCCGAGCAGGTGCGGGTGGGCGCGATGTACGTGCTGGCCAACCTGGCGGGCACGCACCGGCGGTACAAGCAGACCGTGCTGAACGTGCTGTGCGCCTACCTGCGGCGGCCCTTCGAGCACGCGGCGCTGGACGCGAAGCCCGAGGACCCGGACCAGGCGTACTTCGGCGTGGTCGTCGAGGAGGGCGTCGACTCCCCGGAGGAGGCAACCCGGAAGGTCACCCCGGAGGTCACCCCCGAGCAGGACCGGGAGATGACCGTGCGGATGACCGCGCAGCGGCTGATCACCGACCTGCTGCCGTGGGGCGAGGACCCGGACGAGACCCGCTACCAGGTCGACCTGACCGCGGCGAAGCTCGTGCACTTCCGGCTGGAGGGCCGCCGGTTCGGCCGGTTCGTGGCCCGGCGCGCCCGGTTCTACGGCATCACCAACTTCCGGGGGGTCGAGCTGGCCCAGCCCGCGCTGTTCTCCGGCGGCACGTTCCACGGACGGGCGGACTTCCGCGAGGGGAGGTTCCTCGGCGGCATCTCGTTCCAGGACGTCGCCTTCGCGCGGGAGCTGGACCTGTCCGACGCGACCGCCGGCACGTTCCTGCACTTCACCGCCGAACCGCCGGACCGGCTGGTCGGCGAGCTGGAGGTGCTGGGCGGCACGGCGTTCCGCAACGACCCCACCGGGTGGCCGCTGACCGGCGAGGGGAAGCCCGGGGACCACGCCCGGCGGGGCTGA
- a CDS encoding aldo/keto reductase, with protein sequence MSAIGLGAMPMSLAGRPARDQAIETIRTAVERGVTLIDTADAYSADDSDFGHNEELIAEALKGVTGVLVATKGGHTRTPSGGWAVNGRPEYLKAACEGSLRRLGVDAIDLYQFHRPDPEVPTAESVGALAELLDEGKIRLAGVSNFNPAQIREANEVLGGRLASVQNQFSPAFRSSDPELELCAELDIAFLPWSPLGGIASAADLGSRFAAFAEVGAAHGVSPQRVCLAWMLAKAPQVVPIPGASRPASITDSAAAAELELSAEELRRLDG encoded by the coding sequence GTGAGCGCCATCGGCCTGGGCGCCATGCCCATGTCGCTGGCCGGCCGACCTGCTCGCGACCAGGCGATCGAGACCATCCGCACCGCGGTCGAGCGGGGCGTGACCCTGATCGACACGGCCGACGCCTACTCCGCCGACGACAGCGACTTCGGGCACAACGAGGAGCTGATCGCCGAAGCGCTCAAGGGGGTGACCGGCGTCCTGGTCGCCACCAAGGGCGGCCACACCCGCACGCCCAGCGGCGGCTGGGCCGTCAACGGGCGCCCGGAGTACCTGAAGGCGGCCTGCGAGGGGTCGCTGCGCCGGCTCGGCGTGGACGCGATCGACCTCTACCAGTTCCACCGGCCCGACCCGGAGGTGCCGACCGCCGAGTCCGTCGGCGCGCTGGCCGAGCTGCTCGACGAGGGCAAGATCAGGCTCGCCGGCGTGTCCAACTTCAACCCGGCGCAGATCCGCGAGGCCAACGAGGTGCTGGGCGGGCGGCTGGCGAGCGTGCAGAACCAGTTCTCGCCCGCGTTCCGCTCCAGCGACCCGGAGCTGGAGCTGTGCGCGGAGCTCGACATCGCGTTCCTGCCGTGGAGCCCGCTGGGCGGCATCGCGTCGGCCGCGGACCTGGGCTCGCGGTTCGCCGCGTTCGCCGAGGTCGGCGCCGCGCACGGGGTGAGCCCGCAGCGGGTCTGCCTGGCGTGGATGCTCGCCAAGGCGCCGCAGGTGGTGCCGATCCCGGGCGCGTCGCGGCCCGCCAGCATCACCGACTCGGCGGCCGCGGCCGAGCTGGAGCTGTCCGCGGAGGAGCTGCGCCGGCTGGACGGGTGA